TCAGGACAGCGGTGCGATGCCCGGGTAGAGCGGGTGGGCTGCGGCGAGTGCTTCGACGCGGTGACGCAGACCGGAAAGGTCGGCATCGGCGTCGGCGATTAATGCCTCGGCGATGATGTCCGCAACCTCGCGGAAGGCGTCCTCGCCGAAGCCACGGGTGGCCAGGGCGGGGGTGCCGATGCGCAGGCCCGACGTCACCATCGGAGGACGTGGGTCGAAGGGGACTGCATTGCGGTTGACGGTGATATCGATTGCCGCGAGTCGGTCTTCGGCCTGCTGTCCGTTGAGCGCGCAGTTCCGCAGGTCCACGAGGACCAGGTGCACATCCGTGCCTCCGGACACCACGCTGATGCCCTTGGCCGTGACGTCGGGCTGGACCAGGCGCTGGGCCAGGATGCGGGCACCTGCGAGGACCCGCTCCTGCCGCTCACGGAACTCCTCGGAGGCGGCGATCTTGAACGCCACAGCCTTGCCGGCGATCACGTGCTCCAGCGGCCCGCCCTGCTGCCCCGGGAACACGGCGGAGTTGATCTTCTTGGCAACGTCGGGGTCGTTGGACAGGATGATGCCGCCGCGCGGACCGGCAAGGGTCTTGTGCGTGGTGGAGGTGGTGACATGGGCATGCGGGACCGGCGACGGGTGCAGGCCCGCGGCCACCAGCCCGGCGAAGTGCGCCATGTCCACCATCAGATAGGCACCAACGGAGTCCGCGATCCGCCGGAACTCAGCGAAGTCCAGCTGCCTTGCGTAGGCCGACCAGCCAGCCACGATCAGCTGCGGCTTGTGCTCCTGCGCCAGCCGCTCCACTTCCGCCATGTCGATGGTGTGGGTGTCCTCACGGACCTGGTACGGCACCACGTTGTACAGCTTCCCGGAGAAGTTGATCTTCATGCCGTGGGTTAGGTGGCCGCCGTGGGCAAGGTTCAGGCCCATGATGGTGTCACCGGGCTTGATCAGTGCGTGCATCACCGAGGCGTTTGCCTGCGCGCCGGAGTGCGGCTGGACGTTGGCGAACTCCGCGCCGAACAGGGCTTTCACCCGGTCGATGGCGAGCTGCTCGATAACGTCCACGTGCTCGCAGCCGCCATAGTAGCGCTTGCCGGGGTAGCCCTCGGCGTACTTGTTGGTCAGTACCGAGCCCTGCGCCTGCATTACGGCTGCGGCAGTGTGGTTCTCGGAAGCGATCATTTCCAGGCCGTCGCGCTGGCGGCCCAGTTCGTCGTCGATCTTTGCCGCGATCTCGGGGTCCAGGACGGACAGGTCGGCGTTCAGGCTGGGGGAGACCACCTGCTCGAAGGCCATGGTTGTACCGGTGCCTGCGGCCGCGGCGCTCACAGTTCGCCGCCGTTTGCCGCAGCGTATTCCTCAGCGGACAGCAGCGGGCCTTCCTCGGTGACGGCCACCTTGAAGAGCCAGCCGGCGCCGTAAGGGTCGCTGTTGATGAGTGCGGGGTCGGACACCACGGCGTCGTTGATCTCGGTGACCTCACCGGTGACGGGCGCGTAGAGGTCGGACACGGACTTGGTGGATTCCACCTCGCCGCAGGTCTCGCCGGCGGTCACGGTAGAACCCACCTCGGGCAGATCCACGTACACAATGTCGCCCAGGGCATCGGCGGCCACGGCGGAAATACCAATCCCCGCAGGCCCGGACCCGTCAACAGCAACCCATTCATGCTCGGCGGAGTACTTCAGTTCAGCTACAACGTTGCTCATAATTTTTCCTATTGTTCGTGTGTGAAAAGTGAGAGAGCGTCCGCACTAAACCCGCCAAAAGTGAGCGGGCGTCGGTCTAAAACCCACCAAAAGTGAGCGGGCGTCAGGCCCCTGCGGGCCGGCCTCCGGCAGCATGCGTCTAAGGGAGCGTCACGTCCGCCCAGCGGGCGTCTACGCGACCGAGCATGCAGAGGAGGGCGGCCCGTTGGGCCAACCAGCCGCGCCGGCCTACTTTTGGCGACGGTAGAACGGCAGGGCTACTACTTCGAAGCGTTCGGGCTTGCCGCGGAGGTCTACGTCCAGGACGGTGCCGGGCTCGGCGAATTCGACGTCGACGTAGGCCATTGCGATGGGGTAGCCGAGGGTGGGCGACGGCTGGCCGGAGGTCACTTCGCCAACGAGGGTGCCGTCCTTGAGGACAGGGTAGTGGCCGCGGGCGGCGCGGCGTCCGGCGCCCTTGAGGCCCACGAGCTTCTGACCGATGGTGGAGCCGACGCCGGCAGCCTTGATGGCGGCCAGGGCTTCCTTTCCCACGAAGTCGCTTTCCTTGGCCAGCGACACCACCGGGCCCAGCCCAGCCGCGTAGGCGTTCACGTGGCGGGAGAGCTCGTTGCCGTAGAGCGGCATGCCTGCTTCAAGGCGGAGGGAATCACGGGCTGCGAGGCCGGCGGGGACCAGGCCATGTCCTTCCCCGGCTTCCAGCAGTGCTTCCCACAGCGCGGGCGCGTCCAGATTGGGAACGTAGATTTCGAACCCGTCCTCGCCGGTGTAACCGGTCCGGGCCACGAGCAGGTCGCGGACGGCACCCCCGAAGCTGACGCCCACTTCAACTGCGGCGTAGTACTTCAGATCCGTGACCAGGGCGTGCTGTTCTGCGGGAACCAGCTGCAGCAGGATGGCCTCGGCGGCGGGACCCTGGACGGCGATGAGGGAAGTTTCCACGGAGGCATCTTCAACGGTCACGTCGAAGTTGGCGGCGCGTTCCTGCAAGGCATCGGCCACCACCTTCGCGTTGCCCGCATTCGGCACCACGAGGAACTTGTCATCAGCCCTGCGGTAGGTGATGAGGTCGTCGATGATGCCGCCGTCGGCGTCACAGATCAAGGAGTACTTGGCCTTCCCGACGGCGACCGCGGACAACTTGCCGGCAAGGGCGTAGTCCAGGATCGCGGCAGCGTCCGGCCCGGTCACCCAGACCTCGCCCATGTGGGAGAGGTCGAACAGGCCGGCAGCCTTGCGCACGGCGTGGTGTTCGGCGAGCTCGGAGTTGTACTTGAGCGGCATCTGCCAGCCACCGAAGTCCGTGAAGGAGGCCCCGGCCTTCTTGTGCTGCTCGTAGAGAGCGGTGTAGTTCTCAGTCATTGGGTGAGTCCTTAGTTTTCGAAGTCTTCAAGCGGCGGGCAGGAGCAGATCAGGTTCCGGTCGCCGGCGGCGCCGTCGATCCGTCCCACCGGCGGGAAGTACTTGTCCTGCCGCAGCGAGGGCACGGGGAACACGGCCTGTTCGCGCGGGTAGGCGCGGTCCCAGTCGGAACTGACGACGGCGGCAGCCGTGTGGGGTGCGTTGCGCACCGGGGATGCCTCCAGGGAGAAGTCCCCGGCAGCAACCTGCTCAATCTCGGCGTGGATGGTTATCATGGCGTCGATGAAGCGGTCGATTTCCGCGAGGTCCTCGGACTCGGTGGGCTCCACCATCAGCGTCCCGGCGACAGGGAACGCCAGGGTGGGGGCGTGGAAGCCAAAGTCGATCAGCCGCTTGGCCACGTCCTCGGCGGTCACTCCAGTCCTGGCGGTGAGTTCACGCAGGTCCAGGATGCACTCGTGCGCCACCAGACCGCCTTCACCGGTGTAGAGGACCGGGTAAAACTCGTTCAGCCGGGTGGCGACATAGTTTGCAGCCAGCAGCGCGGACTTGGTGGCCTCGGTCAGGCCCTCCCCGCCCATCAGCTTCACGTAGGCCCAGGAGATGGGCAGCACGCCGGCCGAACCGAACCGCGAGGCTGAAATGGCAACGCCGTGTCCCTCCACTGCGCCCCCGGAAGAAGCGTTGTTGGCGTCGCCCGGCATGAATGGTGCTAGGTGGGCCTTGGCAGCAACAGGGCCAACACCGGGTCCGCCGCCGCCGTGCGGGATGCAGAAGGTCTTGTGCAGGTTCAGGTGGGACACGTCGCCGCCGAACTTGCCCGGCTGGGCCAGCCCAACGAGCGCGTTCAGGTTGGCACCGTCCACGTATACCTGGCCGCCGGCGGCGTGCACGGCGTCGCAGACCTCACGGACGTCGCCGTCGTACACGCCATGGGTGGACGGGTAGGTGATCATGATGCAGGACAGAACATCCTTGTGCGCCTCGATCTTGGCCGTCAGGTCCTCGTGGTCGATGGTGCCGTCAGATGCAGTGGCCACGACAACCACCTTCATCCCTGCCAGGACGGCGGAGGCGGCGTTGGTGCCGTGCGCCGAAGCCGGGATCAGGCAGACGTTGCGCTGCTGGTCACCGCGGGAGTGGTGGTAGCCGCGGATCGCCAGCAGGCCTGCGAGCTCGCCCTGGGATCCGGCGTTGGGCTGGATGGAAACCTGGTCGTACCCGGTAATCTCGGCCAGGTCTGATTCAAGACCAGCAATCAGTTCGCGCCAGCCCTCGGTCTGGGAGTCCGGGGCGAACGGGTGGATGGAGGCGAACTCCGGCCAGGAGATGGCTTCCATTTCCGCGGTGGCGTTCAGCTTCATGGTGCACGAACCCAGCGGGATCATGGTGCGGTCCAAGGCCAGGTCCCGGTCCGACAGCTTCCGGATGTAGCGCAGCAGCTGCGTCTCGGACCGGTGCGTGTTGAACACCGGGTGCTCCAGGTAGCCGGAGGTGCGCAGGACCGATTCAGGCAGTTCGAAGCCTTCGGCGTCGCCCACCGGACCCGCGCCAAAGGCGACCGCGACGGCGGACAGCGTTGCCGCCGTCGTCGTCTCGTCCAGGGAGACGCCCACCGTGTCCTGGTCGACAAAGCGCAGGTTAATGCCGCGGGCTTCAGCGGCGGTGATCACCTTGGCGGCCTTGCCCGGGACGCGCACGGTGAGGGTGTCGAAGAAGGAATCGGTGACCAGTTCACGGCCCATGGACGCGAGGGCGGTGGCCAGGACGCGTGCCTTGTGGTGGACGCCTTCGGCGATGGCCTTCAGTCCATCCGGGCCGTGGTAAACCGCGTAGAAGGAGGAAACGATGGCCAGCAATGCCTGCGCGGTGCAAATGTTGGACGTGGCCTTCTCGCGGCGGATGTGCTGCTCGCGGGTCTGCAAAGCCAGCCGGTAGGCAGGGGCGCCGGCGTTGTCCTTGGAGACGCCCACCAAGCGGCCGGGGAGCGAGCGTTCCATGCCCTTCTGGACGGCCATGTAGGCGGCGTGCGGCCCCCCAAAAAACAGCGGCACGCCAAAGCGCTGGGTGGAGCCGACAGCGATGTCGGCGCCCTGCTCGCCCGGAGGGGTGATCAGGGTCAGGGCCAGCAGGTCAGCTGCCACGGTGACCAGGGCGCCGCGGTCCTTGGCGGCGCTGATGACTTTGGACTGGTCCCATACCCGGCCGGAAACCCCGGGCTGCTGCAGGACGACGCCGTTGATGGCACCTTCCGGCAGGCCCTTGGAGAGATCCGCCACTTCAACTTCGAAGCCCAGCGCCTCCGCGCGGCCCTTCACGATGGCGATGGTCTGGGGGAGGCAGTCAGCGTCGAGGAGAGTCCTGCCGTCCTTGGCGTCTTTGTTCTTATTGGCACGCCGCATCAGGAGCACGGCCTCGGCCACCGCGGTGGCCTCGTCCAGCAGTGAGGCGTTGGCCACCGGGAGTGCCGTGAGGTCCTGGACCATGGTCTGGAAGTTCAGCAGCGCCTCGAGGCGGCCCTGGGAAATCTCGGGCTGGTACGGGGTGTAGGCCGTGTACCAGGCTGGGGACTCAAGGATGCTGCGGCGGATCACCGGCGGAGTGACCGTGTCGAAGTACCCCTGGCCGATCAATTGGACGGCGGTCTTGTTCTTGCCGGCGAGCTTGCGCAACTCCGTGAGGACCTCAACCTCGCTGAGGGCGTCCTGGAGGCGGAGGGCGGTTTCCTGCCGAATGGAGGCCGGGACGGCAACGTCCACCAGGCCGTCCACGCTGTCGTAGCCCACGGCCTTGAGCATGGTTTCGACGTCGGCCTGGCGGCGCGCGCCGATATGGCGGTCAACAAACGATGTTGGAAGCGATTGAATCGTCATGAGGAACTCCAGTTCTGGCCGGCCGAAGGTGGCACGGCGTGGGATGGGTTCCTCCCCGCTCTGTATTGGACCTGAGAGATTCCGCGTTGCCTGCTCTTGGCAGGGGGCCGCTTGCACCGTCGGTGAACCAGGCAAAAGCCCGGTTGCTTTCCAGAGTCGCCTCGCCATGACGGTACGTGGGCCTGAGAGATTCCTGGGGAGGATTTGCTCCTACGGCGCCTGCCCGGTGTTTCGCCGGGAGGACTCTCCCGTCACAGCTCGAAAGGCTTATTCAAATGTGGGTGATTCGGCTCACAAGGTATCGGGATATGCGGCCGGTGGCAAATCGCGGGCTCCTGAAGCGGGTCAGATACAGGAAGATGACAGGGCCTTGCTCCGCTTGTGTCGGGAAGGGTTTGACATTGCATCGTGACGGACACCACACTGATCCCCGGGATTGGCGCCGTCTGCGGCTGGCTCAGCGTATCCGGAGCAGTCCGACTGCCGGCGCCCGTCCCGACGCATGACCGCTGCGGCCCTTACGGGCTGCGGTTTCCAACTGAACATGCCTTCGACCTGCGGCGGGAGAGCCTTGCCGGGTACATTTAGCAGGCGCCGTAGGAGCAAACCCTCCCCAGGAAACTCTCAGGCCCACGTACCGCCGCGGACAGGCAACTCTGGAAAGCAGCCAGGCATGCCCTGGCTCACCGACGGTGCAAGCGGCTTGGGCTGCGGAAACTCTCAGGTTCCCTACAGAGCGGGGAGGAACCAAATCTTTTGCGGTACCCAAAATGCCGCTTTACCGATGGAGTTCCTCATGGCGATTCATCCCCCCACGTCCAACGGCGAACCAGCGCGCAACGGCGCGCGCACGGCGGTCCGCAGCGAGCCTCCCCACCTGGAACGGCAGCTGACCAACCGCCATATCCAGCTCATTGCCATCGGCGGCGCGATCGGCACCGGCCTCTTCATGGGCTCCGGCAAAACCATTTCCGCGGCCGGCCCGTCCGTGATCTTCGTGTACATGATCATCGGGTTCATGCTCTTCTTCGTCATGCGCGCCATGGGCGAACTGCTGCTGAGCAACCTGAACTACAAGTCCTTCAGCGACTTCGCTGCGGACCTCCTGGGGCCGTGGGCCGGCTTCTTCACCGGCTGGACGTACTGGTTCTGCTGGGTAATCACCGGCATCGCGGACGTTATCGCCATCGCCGGCTACTCCAAGGAACTGTGGCCGGCGCTGCCGCTCTGGATCCCTGGCCTGGCCACCATCGGCATCCTGCTCCTGCTGAACCTCGCCACGGTCAAGGCCTTCGGCGAGACCGAGTTCTGGTTCGCCCTCATCAAGATTGTCGCCATCGCTGCGCTCATCATCGTGGGCCTTTTCATGATTTTCACCGGCTTCCAGTCCGACACGGGCACGGCCAGCTTCACCAACCTGTGGAGCCACGGCGGGTTCTTCCCCAACGAATTCATGGGCTTCGTAGCCGGATTCCAGATCGCCGTGTTCGCCTTCGTCGGCATTGAACTGGTGGGCACCACCGCCGCCGAGGCCAAGAACCCGGAGAAGACCCTGCCCAAGGCCATCAACGCCATCCCGGTCCGCGTACTCCTGTTCTACGTGGGCGCGCTGGTCATCCTGATGGCCGTCACCCCGTGGACCCAGTTCGCCGCTGGCCACAGCCCCTTCATCGGCATGTTCTCCCTGGCCGGCCTCGGCGCCGCGGCCACCGTGGTCAACCTGGTGGTCCTCACCTCGGCCATGTCCTCCGCCAACTCCGGCATCTACTCCACGTCCCGCATGGTCTTCGGCCTTGCCCAGGAGGGCGACGCGCCGGGCATCTTCAGCCGCCTGTCCACGAGGAAGGTGCCCAGCAACGCCCTGCGCCTGTCCTGCGTGCTGCTGCTCTCCGGCGTCGTCCTCATGTACGCCGGCCAGGACGTTGGCAAGGCGTTCGAAATGGTGACCACAGTGTCCGCCGTCTGCTTCATCTTCGTCTGGTCGATCATCCTGGCCAGCTACATCTCGTTCCGTCGCCGCCGCCCCCATCTGCACGCGGCGTCGAACTTTAAGATGCCAGGCGGCACCCCCGCGGTCTGGGTGGTCTACGCGTTCTTCGCGTTCGTCCTCTGGGCGCTGACCACCCAACCGGACACCCTCATCGCCTTGTTGGTGACGCCCACCTGGTTCGTCGTCCTTGGCGTGGCCTGGGCCGTCCTGCGGCGCCGACCCGCACACCTTGCCCGCTTCGAGGTCTTCCGCGCCGAGCTTCGCAATGACGCCGCGGTGGCAGCCGGACGGAGCGCCGCCGGGGTGTCCGCCGAAGAGGTAGAGCAGGCCAGGAAGTAACGGCCGACGGCGGGCTGCCGGGCAGGTGCGTTGGATCCAATGATGGGTCCGGCCTGCCAAGGTAGCCCGCCCGCCGGTGCCGGGCGCGGAAGTTAAGCATACTTAGTGTTTATCCACATAGGATGGAAAGAGCACGGCAGCCTCCCGCTGCAGGTCGATTTGAATGAAGGTGACCATGGCCCGGCGCAGCAATCCCGCACTTCGTATCGCACAGGAAACCGCCCACAGAACCATGTTCGACTCCGACGGC
This window of the Pseudarthrobacter defluvii genome carries:
- the glyA gene encoding serine hydroxymethyltransferase, yielding MAFEQVVSPSLNADLSVLDPEIAAKIDDELGRQRDGLEMIASENHTAAAVMQAQGSVLTNKYAEGYPGKRYYGGCEHVDVIEQLAIDRVKALFGAEFANVQPHSGAQANASVMHALIKPGDTIMGLNLAHGGHLTHGMKINFSGKLYNVVPYQVREDTHTIDMAEVERLAQEHKPQLIVAGWSAYARQLDFAEFRRIADSVGAYLMVDMAHFAGLVAAGLHPSPVPHAHVTTSTTHKTLAGPRGGIILSNDPDVAKKINSAVFPGQQGGPLEHVIAGKAVAFKIAASEEFRERQERVLAGARILAQRLVQPDVTAKGISVVSGGTDVHLVLVDLRNCALNGQQAEDRLAAIDITVNRNAVPFDPRPPMVTSGLRIGTPALATRGFGEDAFREVADIIAEALIADADADLSGLRHRVEALAAAHPLYPGIAPLS
- the gcvH gene encoding glycine cleavage system protein GcvH: MSNVVAELKYSAEHEWVAVDGSGPAGIGISAVAADALGDIVYVDLPEVGSTVTAGETCGEVESTKSVSDLYAPVTGEVTEINDAVVSDPALINSDPYGAGWLFKVAVTEEGPLLSAEEYAAANGGEL
- the gcvT gene encoding glycine cleavage system aminomethyltransferase GcvT gives rise to the protein MTENYTALYEQHKKAGASFTDFGGWQMPLKYNSELAEHHAVRKAAGLFDLSHMGEVWVTGPDAAAILDYALAGKLSAVAVGKAKYSLICDADGGIIDDLITYRRADDKFLVVPNAGNAKVVADALQERAANFDVTVEDASVETSLIAVQGPAAEAILLQLVPAEQHALVTDLKYYAAVEVGVSFGGAVRDLLVARTGYTGEDGFEIYVPNLDAPALWEALLEAGEGHGLVPAGLAARDSLRLEAGMPLYGNELSRHVNAYAAGLGPVVSLAKESDFVGKEALAAIKAAGVGSTIGQKLVGLKGAGRRAARGHYPVLKDGTLVGEVTSGQPSPTLGYPIAMAYVDVEFAEPGTVLDVDLRGKPERFEVVALPFYRRQK
- the gcvP gene encoding aminomethyl-transferring glycine dehydrogenase, which produces MTIQSLPTSFVDRHIGARRQADVETMLKAVGYDSVDGLVDVAVPASIRQETALRLQDALSEVEVLTELRKLAGKNKTAVQLIGQGYFDTVTPPVIRRSILESPAWYTAYTPYQPEISQGRLEALLNFQTMVQDLTALPVANASLLDEATAVAEAVLLMRRANKNKDAKDGRTLLDADCLPQTIAIVKGRAEALGFEVEVADLSKGLPEGAINGVVLQQPGVSGRVWDQSKVISAAKDRGALVTVAADLLALTLITPPGEQGADIAVGSTQRFGVPLFFGGPHAAYMAVQKGMERSLPGRLVGVSKDNAGAPAYRLALQTREQHIRREKATSNICTAQALLAIVSSFYAVYHGPDGLKAIAEGVHHKARVLATALASMGRELVTDSFFDTLTVRVPGKAAKVITAAEARGINLRFVDQDTVGVSLDETTTAATLSAVAVAFGAGPVGDAEGFELPESVLRTSGYLEHPVFNTHRSETQLLRYIRKLSDRDLALDRTMIPLGSCTMKLNATAEMEAISWPEFASIHPFAPDSQTEGWRELIAGLESDLAEITGYDQVSIQPNAGSQGELAGLLAIRGYHHSRGDQQRNVCLIPASAHGTNAASAVLAGMKVVVVATASDGTIDHEDLTAKIEAHKDVLSCIMITYPSTHGVYDGDVREVCDAVHAAGGQVYVDGANLNALVGLAQPGKFGGDVSHLNLHKTFCIPHGGGGPGVGPVAAKAHLAPFMPGDANNASSGGAVEGHGVAISASRFGSAGVLPISWAYVKLMGGEGLTEATKSALLAANYVATRLNEFYPVLYTGEGGLVAHECILDLRELTARTGVTAEDVAKRLIDFGFHAPTLAFPVAGTLMVEPTESEDLAEIDRFIDAMITIHAEIEQVAAGDFSLEASPVRNAPHTAAAVVSSDWDRAYPREQAVFPVPSLRQDKYFPPVGRIDGAAGDRNLICSCPPLEDFEN
- the cycA gene encoding D-serine/D-alanine/glycine transporter; this encodes MAIHPPTSNGEPARNGARTAVRSEPPHLERQLTNRHIQLIAIGGAIGTGLFMGSGKTISAAGPSVIFVYMIIGFMLFFVMRAMGELLLSNLNYKSFSDFAADLLGPWAGFFTGWTYWFCWVITGIADVIAIAGYSKELWPALPLWIPGLATIGILLLLNLATVKAFGETEFWFALIKIVAIAALIIVGLFMIFTGFQSDTGTASFTNLWSHGGFFPNEFMGFVAGFQIAVFAFVGIELVGTTAAEAKNPEKTLPKAINAIPVRVLLFYVGALVILMAVTPWTQFAAGHSPFIGMFSLAGLGAAATVVNLVVLTSAMSSANSGIYSTSRMVFGLAQEGDAPGIFSRLSTRKVPSNALRLSCVLLLSGVVLMYAGQDVGKAFEMVTTVSAVCFIFVWSIILASYISFRRRRPHLHAASNFKMPGGTPAVWVVYAFFAFVLWALTTQPDTLIALLVTPTWFVVLGVAWAVLRRRPAHLARFEVFRAELRNDAAVAAGRSAAGVSAEEVEQARK